A single window of Plasmodium reichenowi strain SY57 chromosome 14, whole genome shotgun sequence DNA harbors:
- a CDS encoding zinc finger protein, putative, with protein MEKINDKAILEKISDITGNTTKNTLLSFKKKKKKKKKKKVDISGDKTKKIKNKKINKTENTFDNFKYEPKKETCKFFFKKGKCIHNDKCTYSHDVIPIYKISKLCKFLVKGTCHKQNCIFSHDYQLFYCRNNVIYNSCHNPACKFKHVKIDNSINNADEYNKEVDNVLTKDDKIRFLYNNKNYIMELLIHKYHTFDNTDHKINIDNLIKKNNYPWFINGIIDIIKLDFKYNKADSFFKLINIAQNNQNNNLKSYMDNSTNQNVQNNDHINNTNVNNQDIKSSQPSIKDEEFKNNNDNQNGDNKLDNNVEQNFDDYNFYSSEEEDYTQYLNKYFDMDT; from the exons atggaaaaaataaacgACAAGGCCATTTTAGAGAAAATATCTGACATAACAG GAAATACAACCAAGAATACTCTTCTTAgctttaaaaaaaagaagaaaaagaaaaaaaaaaaaaaggtagATATAAGCGGAGATAAAAcgaaaaagataaaaaataaaaaaattaacaaGACAGAAAACACTTttgataattttaaatatgaaccaaaaaaagaaacatgtaaatttttttttaaaaaaggGAAATGTATACATAACGATAAATGTACTTATTCACACGATGTTATTccaatatataaaatatcaaAGTTATGTAAATTTTTAGTTAAAGGTACATGTCATAAACAGAATTGTATCTTTTCTCATGATTATCAACTTTTTTATTGTCGtaataatgttatatataattcatgTCATAATCCTGCATGTAAATTTAAACATGTAAAAATAGATAATAGTATTAATAATGCagatgaatataataaagaagtAGATAATGTTCTAACAAAAGATGATAAAATTAgatttctttataataataaaaattatataatggAGTTATTAATTCATAAATATCATACTTTTGATAATACGgatcataaaataaatatagataatttaataaaaaaaaataattatccATGGTTTATTAATGGAATTATAGATATTATTAAGTTAGACttcaaatataataaagcagatagtttttttaaattaataaatatagcccaaaataatcaaaataataatttaaaatcATACATGGATAATTCTACTAACCAAAATGTTCAAAATAAtgatcatataaataacacAAATGTCAATAATCAAGATATTAAATCATCGCAACCATCAATAAAAGATGAGGAattcaaaaataataacgATAATCAAAATGGGGATAACAAATTAGATAATAATGTGGAACAAAATTTCGATGACTATAATTTCTATTCAAGTGAAGAAGAAGATTATACTCAGTACTTGAATAAGTACTTTGACATGGACACATAA
- a CDS encoding hypothetical protein (conserved Plasmodium protein, unknown function), whose translation MKNCLFFTYKYKENGVSFIKSFLNFSKFYGVIFCRNIHIQLSLRKKKKKNVESKNGYNSYTTTCIDYVENKGRSDIILKGKNNYLTHGYINNDLYKNVVDKEKIVINKKKSNNNNNNNNKINSFLVQSLKNYNLFNIYLDKIRKYNCHNNNLIKKKIININSIKYFDYYIYLYNIDALLIYTTHKFHMFLKEKNKKGYYTLSNTYNIYIENFLNIFIQFNFILNDFLLFKGEASSKQYFNNILDIYIKYNPHILLIRQNIKKDQDKVICCNTYYNEDFFIKVLKIIKIFNQFKFFSKLKNIDINDYLQKYSEKTNCTNIFYPIKNNKPNDNKNVIINKRDENDVFYECMRFTDETDCISKENYNFLKSLRIFDEGLMNEIGLEEYFKNKSQEEHKKRLIKKNNINNDDNNSDDNNNNNHNNNHNNNSDDNNNDNIILHLKFMKSFSYILKCLIKYLNEDGISKLFMYCTVLFDKNMDKDIICFYKHMYEHVKKMNKISNKNIAYILNGCNFYLGAENINLIKHISNDILKNNRVIYYKEKKRTFKNINNIVPSHLENIIYTFSKNRYKDKRMFLLFTQVIKEKCEGFSCITSINILYSFANLNYEELVFNVLYEKMKTFDFISFMMCKGLNIIKLINTLLLIEFRNFHNSGIKKMNPFILTHTQIKRICEEKSIFNDYNNSHTFKNDNIEIIKKKKEHIIPTNKIYLKTDKMIYKTLLVSLLYEKKCFKNLDNNIYENKILDIYKKLIRLNIICVKDKKDLFILKNIIKKNYQKLNIDEFDKYFVFSFINANMNKINVHKLIYTLQQYNKLINEMNIINESTKKKKKKKLI comes from the coding sequence ATGAAAAATTGTCTTTTCTTCACTTATAAGTATAAAGAAAATGGTGTTTCATTCATTAAATCATTTTTGAATTTTTCCAAATTTTATGGTGTAATATTTTGTAGAAATATTCACATTCAATTAAGcttaagaaaaaaaaaaaaaaaaaatgtagaaAGCAAAAATGGTTATAATAGTTATACTACAACATGTATAGATTATGTTGAAAATAAAGGAAGATCtgatataattttaaaaggcaagaataattatttgacacatggatatataaataatgatttatataaaaatgttgtagataaagaaaaaatagtaataaataaaaagaaaagtaataataataataataataataataaaataaattcttTTCTGGTTCaatcattaaaaaattataatttgtttaatatatatttggataaaataagaaaatataattgtcataataataatctcataaaaaaaaaaataatcaatattaatagtataaaatattttgattattatatttatttatacaatataGACGCCTTACTCATATATACAACACATAAATTTcatatgtttttaaaagaaaaaaataaaaaaggatattatactttatcaaatacatataatatttatatagaaaactttttaaatatttttatacaatttaattttattttaaatgattttcttttatttaaagGAGAAGCAAGTTCTAAGcaatattttaataatatattggatatatatataaagtatAATCCACATATTTTACTGATAAgacaaaatattaaaaaagatcAGGATAAAGTAATATGCTGcaatacatattataatgaagatttctttataaaggttctaaaaataattaaaatattcaatCAGTTTAAATTCTTTAGtaaattgaaaaatattgacattaatgattatttacaaaaatattcagaaaaaacaaattgtacaaatatattctatcctatcaaaaataataaacctaacgataataaaaatgtaataataaataagaGAGATGAAAATGATGTATTCTATGAATGTATGCGTTTTACTGATGAAACGGATTGTATAAGTAaggaaaattataattttttaaaaagtttAAGAATTTTTGATGAGGGTCTTATGAATGAAATTGGATTAGAAGAATactttaaaaataaaagtcAAGAAGAACACAAAAAAAggttaataaaaaaaaataatattaataatgatgataataatagtgatgataataataataataatcataataataatcataataataatagtgatgataataataatgataatattattcttcatttaaaatttatgaAATCATTTAGCTATATCTTAAAAtgtttaataaaatatttaaatgaagaTGGTATATCcaaattatttatgtattgCACGGTTCTATTcgataaaaatatggataaagatattatttgtttctATAAACATATGTATGAGCATGTGAAGAAAATGAACAAGATTAGTAATAAGAATATTgcttatatattaaatggttgtaatttttatttaggtgctgaaaatataaatttaataaaacatatatcaaatgatatattaaaaaataatagagttatttattataaagagaagaaaagaacatttaagaatataaataatattgtaCCATCACatttagaaaatataatatatacattttcAAAAAATCGTTATAAGGATAAAAGAATGTTTTTGTTATTTACTCAAgttataaaagaaaaatgtgAAGGTTTTTCTTGTATTACttctataaatatattatatagttttgctaatttaaattatgaaGAACTTGTATTTAATGTActttatgaaaaaatgaaaacatttgattttatatcatttatgATGTGTAAAGgattaaatataattaaattaataaacaccttattattaatagAATTTAGAAATTTCCATAATAGtggtataaaaaaaatgaaccCTTTTATATTAACACATACTCAAATTAAGAGAATATGTGAAGAAAAAAGTATATTCAATGATTACAATAATAGTCATACctttaaaaatgataatatagaaataataaaaaaaaaaaaagaacatataataccaacaaacaaaatatatctaaaaactgataaaatgatatataaaacattgctcgtttcattattatatgaaaaaaaatgttttaaaaatttagataataatatatatgaaaataaaattctagatatatataaaaaattaataagaTTAAACATAATTTGTGTAAAGGACAAAAAggatttatttattttaaagaatatcataaaaaagaattatcAAAAGTTAAATATCGACGAAtttgataaatattttgttttttcatttattaatgcaaatatgaacaaaataaacGTTCATAAATTAATCTATACATTGcaacaatataataaattaatcaatgaaatgaatataataaatgaaagtacaaaaaaaaaaaaaaaaaaaaaattaatataa